From the genome of Acropora palmata chromosome 4, jaAcrPala1.3, whole genome shotgun sequence, one region includes:
- the LOC141879053 gene encoding uncharacterized protein LOC141879053, whose protein sequence is MKETSVNASFCGQTSESWRPETMNGNRPDTTSYSTTRQSQKGRATSNAEGSPFDRPGLRLTSLSALYRPAFKPFSFSHMYSTKYNSDFEGRYMPPALPQRTSTANYAPIKYKFGSSTYQQHFQERKPFSSAFVIPYSRHRRNNPQPELVNSYNYPDGIRWVWHPSASAGENVTQATEFQRKAQERPVRYHRWYSR, encoded by the exons ATGAAAGAAACTTCTGTAAACGCTTCATTTTGTGGACAAACTTCCGAATCTTGGCGTCCAGAAACGATGAATGGGAATCGTCCGGACACAACATCGTATTCAACTACAAGACAAAGCCAGAAAGGGCGAGCAACATCGA ATGCAGAAGGTTCGCCATTTGATCGGCCTGGTCTTCGCCTCACATCTCTTTCAGCGCTTTATCGGCCCGCATTCAAACCGTTTTCTTTCAGCCACATGTACAGCACCAAATACAACTCTGATTTCGAAGGAAGATACATGCCTCCTGCTTTGCCACAAAG AACTTCTACCGCCAATTATGCCCCTATAAAGTACAAGTTTGGCTCAAGCACGTACCAACAGCACTTCCAGGAAAGGAAACCGTTTTCGTCGGCGTTTGTGATTCCGTATTCTCGCCATCGAAGAAATAATCCTCAACCAGAACTGGTGAACTCTTATAATTATCCtgatggg ATACGTTGGGTCTGGCATCCGTCAGCGTCGGCAGGAGAAAACGTCACTCAAG CGACAGAGTTCCAACGGAAAGCTCAAGAGAGACCTGTTAGATACCATCGTTGGTACTCAAGATAA
- the LOC141879401 gene encoding GFP-like fluorescent chromoprotein amFP486 codes for MSYSKQGIANEMRTKYHMEGSVNGHEFTIEGVGTGNPYEGKQMSELMIIKPADKPLPFSFDILSTAFQYGNRCFTKYPEGMHDYFKQAFPDGMSYERSFLFEDGGVATASWNIRLEGNCFIHKSIYHGVNFPADGPVMKKKTIGWEKSFEKMTVSKEVLRGDVTQFLMLEGGGYHRCQFHSTYKTEKPVTMPPSHVVEHHIVRTDLGQTANGFKVKLEEHAEAHVNPLKVK; via the exons ATGTCTTATTCAAAGCAA gGCATCGCAAACGAAATGAGGACGAAATACCATATGGAAGGCAGTGTCAATGGCCATGAATTCACGATAGAAGGTGTAGGAACTGGAAACCCTTACGA AGGGAAACAGATGTCCGAATTAATGATCATCAAGCCTGCGGATAAGCCCCTTCCATTCTCCTTTGACATACTGTCAACAGCCTTTCAATATGGAAACAGGTGCTTCACAAAGTACCCTGAAGGcatgcatgactatttcaagCAAGCATTCCCAGATGGAATGTCATATGAAAGGTCATTTCTTTTTGAGGATGGAGGAGTTGCTACAGCCAGCTGGAACATTCG TCTCGAAGGAAATTGCTTCATCCACAAATCCATCTATCATGGCGTTAACTTTCCCGCTGATGGACCcgtaatgaaaaagaagacaattGGCTGGGAGAAGTCCTTCGAAAAAATGACTGTGTCTAAAGAGGTGTTAAGAGGTGATGTGACTCAGTTTCTTATGCTCGAAGGAGGTGGTTACCACAGATGCCAGTTTCACTCCACTTACAA aacggAGAAGCCGGTTACAATGCCTCCGAGTCATGTCGTAGAACATCACATTGTGAGGACTGACCTTGGCCAAACTGCAAACGGCTTCAAGGTCAAGCTGGAAGAACATGCTGAGGCTCATGTTAACCCTTTGAAGGTTAAATAA
- the LOC141879051 gene encoding uncharacterized protein LOC141879051: protein MPAPRSKRYESEYFSRYKKFEAKRPVTVKGEVMRSLGNVDSNAASPRAGLLSSQLGTMHEPPLQRKRIVPYEKNHNIFTTVTVKEQPDREWLKPDTDSYRGLEEEKSKRSEIRSETPILVAERKIFKDQPRSAGRTVYIPDRIKRKSTYKGDFVNHKKQSKKTNGEKRKSKPKQHQTPQKVVGGNKGGVSPDRLPPAGIRTATSFGDVRLLKPSDDSQYMRLPEPEQKVLNTEYSSHYKQPTKFKFVNGLWTEVPVNSGATYNAMDNKNKKEKNDWFTQVLERRNQAYGYSKHARGTHFSRESLDEINKEHADRASSRSNSYRSYSPSDENSRRREIDRKLRARSSSPPRKREAWREAPKRFTREAQEAGTDTESTFDDDNEMVLERGRSPTPELRDRRRSRRHHLDVTTNVLNDSLEKSLSISEKNKSHSLPNHDEPLVPLKQEGNGRPESPASSIALGDDASSYTPQRKEQERFPPDPPGARPGPGLGGEEGRKEDEDVLSVSAMSRRASTASETLERAKKRRDKFWKSESYSR from the exons ATGCCAGCACCGCGATCCAAG cgATATGAATCTGAATACTTTTCTCGCTACAAAAAATTCGAAGCCAAACGACCTGTCACTGTGAAAGGTGAAGTAATGCGATCACTGGGCAATGTTGACAGCAATGCCGCATCACCAAGGGCAGGATTGCTTTCAAGTCAACTTGGCACAATGCATGAACCACCATTACAAAGGAAGAGAATTGTGCCATATGAAAAGAACCATAACATCTTCACTACTGTAACAGTAAAAGAACAACCAGATAGAGAGTGGCTGAAACCTGATACTGATTCATATAGAGGATTAGAGGAG gaaaaaagcaaaagaagtgAAATAAGGAGTGAGACCCCGATTCTTGTGGCAGAAAGAAAGATATTTAAAGACCAACCTAGAAGTGCAGGCCGAACAGTTTACATTCCTGACAGAATAAAGAGAAAGAGCACTTATAAAGGAGACTTTGTCAATCACAAGAAAcagtcaaagaaaacaaatggtGAAAAGCGGAAGAGCAAACCAAAACAACACCAAACTCCTCAGAAAGTAGTGGGTGGAAACAAAGGAG GAGTGAGTCCTGATCGTCTTCCTCCTGCTGGTATTCGTACTGCAACAAGCTTTGGAGATGTACGCCTGCTTAAGCCATCAGATGATTCACAATACATGAGATTACCAGAGCCTGAACAAAA AGTATTAAACACAGAATATTCAAGTCACTACAAGCAACCAACCAAGTTTAAGTTTGTCAATGGCTTGTGGACAGAGGTGCCTGTCAACTCTGGTGCAACTTACAATGCAATG gataacaaaaacaaaaaagaaaaaaatgattggtTTACCCAG GTTTTAGAGAGACGCAACCAGGCGTATGGTTATTCCAAACACGCGAGAGGAACACATTTCTCCCGTGAAAGCCTCGACGAGATCAACAAAGAACACGCTGATCGCGCGAGCTCTCGCTCTAACTCGTATCGCTCATATTCGCCATCTGACGAAAACAGCCGAAGACGAGAAATTGATCGTAAATTACGAGCAAGGAGCAGCTCTCCTCCCCGAAAACGTGAAGCATGGCGCGAAGCTCCCAAGCGTTTTACGCGGGAAGCCCAAGAAGCGGGGACAGATACCGAGTCAACTTtcgatgatgataatgaaatGGTTCTCGAACGAGGCCGATCCCCGACCCCAGAGCTTCGGGACAGGAGACGCTCCCGACGACACCACCTTGACGTCACGACGAATGTGCTTAATGATAGTTTGGAGAAATCGTTatcaatttccgagaaaaacAAATCTCATTCCTTGCCTAATCACGATGAGCCTCTGGTTCCACTGAAGCAAGAAGGAAATGGTAGGCCAGAGAGTCCTGCGTCCAGTATTGCATTAGGCGATGATGCCAGTTCTTACACACCCCAGCGCAAGGAGCAAGAAAGATTCCCACCCGACCCCCCTGGTGCACGTCCAGGTCCTGGCCTCGGAGGTGAGGAAGGGCGGAAAGAAGATGAGGACGTGCTTTCAGTGTCGGCCATGTCAAGACGAGCTTCCACGGCTTCGGAGACGCTGGAGCGAGCGAAGAAACGGCGAGACAAGTTTTGGAAAAGTGAGAGCTACTCTCGATAA